The following are encoded together in the Ranitomeya imitator isolate aRanImi1 chromosome 4, aRanImi1.pri, whole genome shotgun sequence genome:
- the LOC138674358 gene encoding acetylcholine receptor subunit epsilon-like — translation MGWWLRTFLMLPLLSCSLASEARLIEDIFSNYDKQSRPVKSINDIIEVKLKLTLTNLISLKEREETLTTNVWILITWDDYRLTWNESDYGGIDVVRVPYYMVWLPDIVLENNIDGQFEVAYYANVLVYSNGYMYWLPPAIFRSTCSVDVKYFPFDWQNCSLVFRSKTYNAKEVDLQLALDDEGVKKIEWVDIDPEAFTENGEWAIKHRPARKVINKAYTPEDVEYQEIRFYLIIQRKPLFYIINVIVPCVLISSLVVLVYFLPAKAGGQKCTVSISVLLAQTVFLFLIAQSVPETSLSVPLIGKYLIFVMLVSTLIVLSCVIVLNVSLRMPSTHNLTTSLKRMLLEVLPRYLHMEIAPCDETEETPRERRRSSLGIMLKAEEYVLKKPRSELMFERQRHRHGISRGQKDNLLDADVTTTLYRNLAQCAPEIKTCVDACNFITASTKEQNATAAEMENWVMVGKVLDVLFFSVALPLFAVGTLAIFLMGHFNNAPDRPFAGDSRLYEPSA, via the exons ATGGGCTGGTGGTTGAGAACTTTCCTGATGCTTCCGCTTCTGAGCT GTTCACTGGCCAGTGAGGCCCGCCTGATAGAGGATATCTTCTCAAATTACGACAAACAATCCCGTCCAGTAAAATCCATCAATGATATCATTGAAGTAAAGCTGAAACTCACGTTGACCAACCTCATCTCCCTG AAAGAACGAGAAGAGACCCTGACGACCAATGTGTGGATATTAATC ACATGGGACGATTACAGACTGACCTGGAATGAATCGGACTACGGTGGCATTGACGTCGTACGGGTTCCATATTACATGGTATGGCTTCCAGATATAGTCTTGGAGAACAA TATTGATGGTCAGTTTGAGGTGGCATACTATGCCAATGTACTGGTGTACAGCAATGGGTATATGTACTGGCTTCCTCCAGCCATTTTCAGGAGTACCTGTAGCGTTGACGTGAAGTACTTCCCATTTGATTGGCAGAACTGCTCGCTGGTGTTCAG atctaaAACCTACAATGCAAAAGAGGTTGACCTACAGTTGGCTCTTGATGATGAAGGAGTGAAAAAGATTGAGTGGGTGGACATTGACCCAGAGGCGTTTACAG AGAACGGAGAGTGGGCAATAAAGCACCGTCCGGCAAGGAAGGTTATAAACAAGGCGTACACCCCAGAAGATGTGGAGTACCAGGAGATACGCTTTTACTTGATTATCCAGCGAAAACCCTTGTTCTACATCATCAATGTCATTGTACCTTGTGTGCTGATATCATCCCTGGTCGTACTAGTGTACTTCCTTCCAGCTAAAG ctggtggtCAGAAGTGCACAGTATCCATCTCGGTTCTCCTGGCCCAGACTGTGTTTCTGTTCCTCATTGCTCAGAGTGTCCCGGAGACATCGCTCAGTGTTCCACTCATCGGCAA ATATCTGATCTTTGTAATGCTCGTATCGACGCTCATCGTTCTCAGTTGTGTCATCGTCCTGAACGTGTCGCTACGAATGCCAAGTACCCACAACCTGACTACCAGCTTGAAACGG ATGCTCCTGGAGGTGCTTCCACGTTACTTGCACATGGAGATAGCCCCGTGCGATGAGACGGAGGAGACCCCACGAGAGAGAAGACGGAGCTCGCTAGGAATCATGCTGAAGGCTGAGGAGTACGTTCTGAAGAAACCCCGGAGCGAGTTGATGTTTGAAAGGCAGAGACACCGACATGGGATTAGCAGGGGCCAGAAAG ATAATCTATTAGATGCCGATGTGACCACCACTTTGTATAGAAACTTGGCCCAATGTGCTCCAGAAATCAAGACCTGTGTAGACGCCTGCAATTTCATCACCGCCAGTACCAAGGAGCAGAATGCCACCGCAGCC GAAATGGAGAACTGGGTGATGGTTGGAAAGGTGTTGGATGTCCTGTTTTTTTCGGTCGCCCTTCCACTCTTTGCGGTGGGGACTCTCGCCATCTTCCTTATGGGACATTTTAATAACGCCCCAGATCGCCCCTTTGCTGGCGATAGCCGTCTGTATGAACCATCTGCATGA